A genomic stretch from Zeimonas sediminis includes:
- a CDS encoding glutathione S-transferase family protein, which produces MIRFYYNAAPNPMKVALLLEELGLPYQPIPVDTRKGEQHAPEFLRVNPNAKVPAIVDGEAVVFDSNAILLYLADKAGRFVPTDPGSPERGRMLAWLMFVASGIGPFSGQSVHFRHYAPAPQEYALNRYDFEAHRHWKVVDDRLAQSRWLAGDDYGIADMALWGWARLVPHVLGIDDAWQRYPNVKRLLDEINARPAAARVETLRASHAFKTQMDADANRFMFPSNERLRKET; this is translated from the coding sequence ATGATCAGGTTCTACTACAACGCGGCCCCGAACCCGATGAAGGTCGCGCTTCTGCTCGAGGAGCTCGGGCTGCCCTACCAGCCGATCCCGGTCGACACCCGCAAGGGCGAGCAGCACGCCCCCGAGTTCCTGCGGGTGAACCCGAATGCCAAGGTGCCCGCGATCGTCGACGGCGAGGCGGTCGTGTTCGACAGCAACGCGATCCTGCTCTACCTGGCCGACAAGGCGGGCCGCTTCGTGCCGACCGACCCGGGCTCGCCCGAGCGCGGCCGGATGCTGGCCTGGCTGATGTTCGTCGCCAGCGGCATCGGCCCCTTCTCTGGCCAGTCGGTGCATTTCCGGCACTACGCGCCCGCGCCGCAGGAATACGCGCTGAACCGCTACGACTTCGAGGCGCATCGCCACTGGAAGGTCGTCGACGACCGCCTGGCGCAGAGCCGCTGGCTGGCCGGCGACGACTACGGCATCGCCGACATGGCCCTGTGGGGCTGGGCCCGCCTGGTGCCCCACGTGCTCGGCATCGACGACGCGTGGCAGCGCTACCCGAACGTCAAGCGGCTGCTCGACGAGATCAACGCGCGGCCGGCAGCGGCCCGCGTCGAGACGCTGCGGGCGAGCCACGCCTTCAAGACGCAGATGGACGCCGACGCGAACCGCTTCATGTTCCCGTCGAACGAGCGACTGCGGAAAGAGACCTGA
- a CDS encoding SDR family NAD(P)-dependent oxidoreductase, whose translation MNATAPNPSPNVALVTGAARGIGLAVARRFLREGWNVGLLDIDAPELAKAMAAIGEPGRTLALECDVAIGAQVDSAVARLVERFGRIDALVNNAGVAVFKPLLEHTAAEWERVIAVNLTGPFLCAQACAPVMLRNGGGSIVNIASISGLRASMLRVAYGTSKAGVVHLTKQQAAELGNLGIRVNAIAPGPVDTAMAKQLHTPDIRADYHDAIPLNRYGTEDEIAAGVWFLCSPEASYVNGQTLAVDGGFDAVGIGLPSLRGARRGD comes from the coding sequence ATGAACGCCACCGCCCCGAACCCTTCGCCGAACGTCGCCCTGGTCACCGGCGCCGCCCGCGGCATCGGCCTGGCCGTCGCCCGCCGCTTCCTGCGCGAAGGCTGGAACGTCGGCCTGCTCGACATCGACGCACCCGAGCTCGCGAAGGCGATGGCAGCGATCGGCGAGCCCGGGCGTACCCTGGCGCTCGAATGCGACGTGGCGATCGGCGCGCAGGTCGACTCGGCGGTGGCCAGGCTCGTCGAGCGCTTCGGCCGGATCGACGCGTTGGTGAACAACGCGGGCGTCGCGGTGTTCAAGCCACTGCTCGAGCACACCGCCGCCGAGTGGGAGCGTGTCATCGCGGTGAACCTGACCGGCCCCTTCCTGTGCGCGCAGGCCTGCGCGCCGGTCATGCTGCGCAACGGCGGCGGCAGCATCGTCAACATCGCGTCGATCTCGGGGCTGCGCGCGAGCATGCTCAGGGTCGCCTACGGCACCAGCAAGGCCGGCGTGGTCCACCTGACCAAGCAGCAGGCGGCCGAGCTCGGCAACCTCGGCATCCGCGTCAACGCGATCGCGCCCGGCCCGGTCGACACCGCGATGGCGAAGCAGCTGCACACGCCCGACATCCGCGCGGACTATCACGACGCGATTCCGCTGAACCGCTACGGCACCGAGGACGAGATCGCCGCCGGCGTGTGGTTCCTGTGCAGCCCCGAGGCGAGCTACGTGAACGGCCAGACGCTGGCGGTCGACGGCGGCTTCGACGCGGTCGGCATCGGGCTCCCGAGCCTGCGCGGCGCGCGCCGCGGCGACTGA
- a CDS encoding c-type cytochrome produces the protein MGDGDEADAGLIVDELSFAGRQPRRRHPLRPFAALALAAGLCAPALAEDLPAGAALAVEMGCFNCHGKGPRRDAPGFPELAAEFAKHRGDPQAAARIGAELREGEPFHARIVAHEQMSAGTATKLMQWIIDGAPQGAR, from the coding sequence GTGGGCGACGGCGATGAAGCCGATGCGGGGCTGATCGTGGACGAGCTTTCGTTCGCCGGCCGGCAGCCGCGCCGGCGCCATCCGCTCCGGCCGTTCGCGGCGCTCGCTCTGGCGGCCGGCCTGTGCGCGCCGGCACTGGCCGAGGACCTGCCGGCCGGCGCCGCGCTGGCCGTCGAGATGGGCTGCTTCAACTGCCACGGCAAGGGGCCGCGCCGCGACGCGCCGGGCTTCCCGGAGCTCGCCGCGGAGTTCGCGAAGCATCGGGGCGATCCCCAGGCCGCGGCCCGGATCGGCGCCGAGCTGCGCGAAGGCGAACCCTTCCACGCCCGCATCGTGGCCCACGAGCAGATGTCCGCCGGCACCGCCACCAAGCTGATGCAGTGGATCATCGACGGGGCGCCGCAGGGCGCGCGGTGA
- a CDS encoding aldo/keto reductase — protein MRFVTLPSGERVPALGQGTWTMGERRSARASELAALRAGLDLGLSLIDTAEMYGEGLAEELVAEAIEGRRDQVFVVSKVYPHNASRRGVAAACERSLKRLRTDRIDLYLLHWRGQVPLAETVRGFEDLQRAGKIRHWGVSNLDLADMGELWAVPGGARAATNQLLYNLDRRGIEWDLLPWLRERHVPVMAYSPIEQARLLRHRGLRDFAQRHGMTPAQAALAWLLRHDDVIAIPKASHAERVRENAGALAHRLDAAQLAELDRLFAPPDRATPLDML, from the coding sequence ATGAGATTCGTGACCCTTCCTTCCGGCGAGCGAGTCCCCGCCCTCGGCCAGGGCACCTGGACGATGGGCGAGCGCCGCTCTGCGCGCGCCAGCGAGCTTGCAGCGCTTCGCGCCGGCCTGGACCTCGGCCTGTCGCTGATCGACACCGCCGAGATGTACGGCGAGGGTCTCGCCGAGGAACTGGTGGCGGAGGCGATCGAGGGCCGGCGCGACCAGGTCTTCGTCGTCAGCAAGGTCTACCCGCACAATGCCTCGCGGCGCGGCGTGGCCGCGGCTTGCGAGCGCAGCCTGAAGCGGCTTCGAACCGACCGGATCGACCTGTACCTGCTGCACTGGCGCGGCCAGGTGCCCCTCGCCGAAACGGTCCGGGGCTTCGAGGACCTGCAGCGCGCCGGCAAGATCCGCCACTGGGGCGTCAGCAACCTGGACCTGGCCGACATGGGCGAGCTGTGGGCGGTGCCGGGCGGCGCGCGCGCAGCGACCAACCAGCTGCTCTACAACCTCGACCGGCGCGGCATCGAGTGGGACCTGCTGCCCTGGCTGCGCGAGCGCCATGTGCCGGTGATGGCCTATTCGCCGATCGAGCAGGCCCGGCTGCTGCGCCATCGGGGCCTGCGCGACTTCGCGCAACGGCACGGCATGACCCCGGCGCAGGCGGCGCTGGCCTGGCTGCTGCGCCACGACGACGTGATCGCGATCCCGAAGGCCTCGCACGCCGAACGGGTGCGCGAGAACGCCGGGGCGCTCGCGCACCGGCTCGACGCGGCGCAGCTCGCGGAGCTCGACCGGCTGTTCGCGCCGCCCGACCGTGCGACGCCGCTCGACATGCTCTGA
- a CDS encoding nucleoside recognition domain-containing protein: protein MNRIFLGIVLIAFGAAAWRQAGHVATEGAKSPMEELSAAMIASAGGAVELAIGLVGVMTLFLGLMKVAEAGGMLVIIARLIRPLMTRLFPDVPADHPAMGAMILNMSANALGLGNAATPFGIRAMQELDKLNARPGTATNAMALFLAINTSGITLLPTGVIAIRAAAGSADPAAILPTTLFATVCSTIAAIVAAKLYQRFAPVGPADPAAAAIDRPWVREGSGTGVEAADRGYPLWVSMLALGAIVAMIPATIVWGRAVSPWILPGLMVGFLLFGALRRVAVYEVFVDGAKEGFQVALRIIPYLVAILVAVGMFRASGALDAMVSVLGGLTSRFGLPAEALPMALLRPLSGSGAYGVMASIIQDPATGPDSYVGYLVTTLQGSTETTFYVLAVYFGAVQVRRMRHALAAALTADVVAVIAAVAICSWLFG from the coding sequence ATGAACCGGATCTTTCTCGGAATCGTCCTGATCGCCTTCGGCGCGGCGGCCTGGCGGCAGGCGGGGCACGTGGCGACCGAGGGCGCGAAGTCGCCGATGGAGGAGCTGTCGGCGGCGATGATCGCGTCGGCCGGCGGCGCGGTCGAGCTCGCGATCGGGCTGGTCGGCGTGATGACGCTGTTCCTGGGGCTGATGAAGGTGGCCGAGGCCGGCGGCATGCTGGTGATCATCGCGCGGCTGATCCGGCCGCTGATGACGCGGCTGTTTCCCGACGTGCCGGCCGACCACCCGGCGATGGGCGCGATGATCCTGAACATGTCGGCCAATGCGCTCGGGCTCGGCAACGCCGCCACGCCCTTCGGCATCCGCGCGATGCAGGAGCTCGACAAGCTGAACGCGCGGCCCGGCACCGCGACCAACGCGATGGCGCTTTTCCTCGCGATCAACACCTCGGGCATCACGCTGTTGCCCACCGGCGTGATCGCGATCCGGGCTGCCGCCGGCTCGGCCGACCCGGCTGCGATCCTGCCGACCACGCTGTTCGCGACCGTCTGCTCGACGATCGCCGCGATCGTCGCGGCCAAGCTGTACCAGCGCTTCGCGCCGGTCGGTCCGGCCGATCCGGCGGCCGCGGCGATCGATCGTCCTTGGGTTCGCGAGGGCTCCGGCACTGGCGTCGAGGCCGCCGACCGCGGCTACCCGCTGTGGGTGTCGATGCTCGCGCTCGGCGCGATCGTCGCGATGATCCCGGCGACGATCGTGTGGGGCCGCGCGGTGTCGCCGTGGATCCTGCCGGGCCTGATGGTCGGCTTCCTGCTGTTCGGCGCGCTGCGCCGGGTGGCCGTCTACGAGGTGTTCGTCGACGGCGCCAAGGAAGGCTTCCAGGTGGCGCTGCGGATCATCCCCTATCTGGTCGCGATCCTGGTGGCGGTCGGCATGTTCCGCGCGAGCGGCGCGCTCGACGCGATGGTGTCGGTGCTCGGCGGCCTCACCTCGCGCTTCGGCCTGCCCGCCGAGGCGCTGCCGATGGCGCTGCTGCGGCCGCTGTCCGGCTCCGGCGCCTACGGCGTGATGGCCTCGATCATCCAGGACCCGGCGACCGGGCCGGACAGCTACGTGGGCTACCTGGTGACCACCCTGCAGGGTTCGACCGAAACCACCTTCTACGTGCTGGCGGTGTACTTCGGCGCGGTGCAGGTGCGGCGCATGCGTCACGCGCTGGCGGCCGCGCTGACCGCCGACGTGGTGGCGGTGATCGCGGCGGTGGCGATCTGCAGCTGGCTGTTCGGGTGA
- a CDS encoding rhodanese-like domain-containing protein produces the protein MTTMRAVSAERVRAMLSDGQEIAFLDVREEGVFSRAHAFWAVPAPFSHLERRLGLLVPRRGTRVVLMDDDGGGLVRRAAERISAWGYEDVAILDGGLRGWRDAGFEVFAGVHVPSKAFGEVVEHRDGTPSIDPAQLKAWRAEGRPVVVLDSRPFDEFHRFSLPGGIDCPGAELVHRAFGLVDDATTIVVNCAGRTRSIIGAQSLINAGIPNPVVALRNGTGGWHLAGEALAHGSRAVAPPPGVEGLARAVEASRRVAARFGVEEIGADTLRRFQDEAGRRTLYLFDVRTPEEYEAGHLPGSRSAPGGQLVQSTDFYAGTRGARIVLVDDNGVRARMTASWLRQIGWGDACVLAGGLRAAGLSLEKGPEPAPALGDDAGRACETVSAGELQSLVDAGAAVVVDLASSLRYRAGHVPGAWFAVRARFDEAFAKLPAQGELVLASDDGEFARLAAADAIAAAPGRKVRVLAGGTRAWAAAGLPLAGGFERLASEPDDVWYSPYDHEDLGKAMAEYLSWEVGLVEQLAREGIAFPEFPAAG, from the coding sequence ATGACGACGATGCGCGCCGTGTCCGCCGAGCGGGTGCGAGCCATGCTCTCCGACGGGCAGGAGATCGCCTTCCTCGACGTGCGCGAGGAGGGCGTCTTCAGCCGCGCTCACGCCTTCTGGGCGGTGCCCGCGCCTTTCAGCCATCTCGAGCGCCGGCTCGGCCTTCTGGTGCCGCGCCGCGGCACGCGCGTCGTGCTGATGGATGACGACGGCGGCGGGCTCGTGCGGCGCGCTGCCGAACGGATCTCCGCCTGGGGCTACGAAGACGTGGCGATCCTCGACGGCGGGCTGCGGGGCTGGCGCGACGCCGGCTTCGAGGTGTTCGCCGGCGTGCACGTGCCGAGCAAGGCCTTCGGCGAGGTCGTCGAGCATCGCGACGGCACGCCGAGCATCGACCCGGCGCAGCTGAAGGCCTGGCGCGCCGAGGGCAGGCCGGTCGTGGTGCTCGACAGCCGGCCCTTCGACGAGTTCCATCGCTTCAGCCTACCGGGCGGCATCGACTGCCCGGGCGCCGAGCTGGTGCACCGCGCCTTCGGCCTGGTCGACGACGCGACGACGATCGTCGTGAACTGCGCCGGGCGCACGCGCAGCATCATCGGCGCGCAGTCGCTGATCAACGCCGGGATTCCCAATCCGGTGGTCGCGCTGAGGAACGGCACCGGCGGCTGGCACCTGGCGGGCGAGGCGCTCGCGCACGGCAGCCGGGCGGTCGCGCCGCCGCCGGGCGTCGAGGGCCTCGCGCGGGCGGTCGAGGCCTCGCGTCGGGTGGCCGCGCGCTTCGGGGTCGAGGAGATCGGTGCCGACACGCTGCGGCGCTTCCAGGACGAGGCCGGCCGGCGGACGCTGTACCTGTTCGACGTTCGCACACCCGAGGAGTACGAGGCCGGGCACCTGCCCGGCTCGCGTTCGGCGCCCGGTGGTCAGCTGGTGCAATCGACCGACTTCTACGCCGGAACTCGCGGCGCCCGGATCGTGCTGGTCGACGACAACGGCGTGCGCGCGCGGATGACCGCGTCGTGGCTCAGGCAGATCGGCTGGGGCGACGCGTGCGTGCTCGCCGGCGGGCTGAGGGCCGCGGGCCTCTCGCTCGAGAAGGGGCCCGAGCCGGCACCCGCGCTCGGCGACGATGCGGGGCGCGCCTGCGAGACCGTGTCCGCCGGCGAGCTGCAGTCGCTCGTCGATGCGGGCGCGGCGGTGGTCGTCGACCTGGCGAGCAGCCTTCGCTATCGCGCCGGCCACGTCCCGGGCGCCTGGTTCGCGGTGCGGGCGCGCTTCGACGAGGCCTTCGCGAAGCTGCCCGCGCAGGGCGAACTGGTGCTGGCGTCGGACGACGGCGAGTTCGCCCGGCTGGCCGCCGCCGACGCGATCGCGGCGGCGCCGGGGCGCAAGGTGAGGGTGCTGGCCGGCGGCACGCGCGCCTGGGCCGCCGCCGGCCTGCCCTTGGCCGGCGGCTTCGAGCGGCTGGCCAGCGAGCCCGACGACGTCTGGTACAGCCCCTACGACCACGAGGACCTGGGCAAGGCGATGGCCGAGTATTTGAGCTGGGAGGTGGGCCTGGTCGAGCAGCTGGCGCGCGAAGGGATCGCCTTCCCGGAGTTTCCGGCCGCCGGCTGA
- the hpxZ gene encoding oxalurate catabolism protein HpxZ, translated as MDAIAIDLPGPLAELREAFARYERALTGNDVAVLDELFLDSPLTVRLGATENLYGYDEIQAFRKTRSPKGLMRTLRNTVITTWGDRFGHASTEFVREGESRVGRQTQTWVRMPEGWRIVAAHVSWMDR; from the coding sequence ATGGACGCGATCGCGATCGATCTTCCCGGTCCGTTGGCCGAGCTGCGCGAGGCCTTCGCGCGCTACGAGCGTGCGCTGACCGGCAACGACGTGGCGGTGCTCGACGAGCTGTTCCTGGACAGCCCGCTGACGGTGCGCCTGGGCGCCACCGAGAACCTCTACGGCTACGACGAGATCCAGGCCTTCCGCAAGACGCGCTCGCCCAAGGGGCTGATGCGCACGCTGCGCAACACGGTGATCACCACCTGGGGCGACCGCTTCGGCCACGCGAGCACCGAGTTCGTTCGCGAGGGCGAGTCGCGCGTCGGCCGCCAGACCCAGACCTGGGTCCGGATGCCCGAAGGCTGGCGGATCGTGGCGGCGCACGTGTCGTGGATGGACCGGTGA
- a CDS encoding AbrB family transcriptional regulator, producing the protein MSTGPGAAPPHGPAAPPDGEPGLPAASRAFALAVVVGTVGGALFAWIGTPLPWLLGALFACAASNLAGAGLRAPVVARHAGQWVIGAALGLYFTPDALERLLALGPYIAAGAVYAILLGFAFAWSLFRFARVDVPTAFFAGAIGGASEMAAQGERAGGSVQLIAAAHVMRILLVVSTLPFVYQWLRVQGTDAWTQSAAAVEPAGLALLVGATCAGGLLVRRLGAPNAWVIGPLLVAGGLTGSGVALSSLPAWVIVAGQVLIGIALGSRFRPGFFAEAPRFLAVVAASTLAGIAVSALFGWALARAAGISPATMILATSPGAIAEMSLTAKALRLGVPVVAVFHVMRYVVLVLTVGVLYRLALHAIARRC; encoded by the coding sequence GTGTCGACCGGCCCTGGCGCCGCCCCGCCACACGGCCCCGCCGCCCCGCCCGACGGCGAGCCCGGACTGCCGGCAGCCTCGCGCGCCTTCGCGCTGGCCGTCGTCGTCGGCACCGTCGGTGGCGCCCTGTTCGCCTGGATCGGCACGCCGTTGCCCTGGCTGCTCGGGGCGCTGTTCGCCTGCGCGGCGTCGAACCTCGCCGGCGCAGGCCTGCGCGCGCCGGTCGTCGCGCGGCACGCCGGGCAGTGGGTGATCGGCGCGGCGCTCGGGCTCTACTTCACGCCCGATGCGCTCGAGCGCCTGCTCGCGCTGGGGCCCTACATCGCTGCGGGAGCCGTGTACGCGATCCTGCTGGGATTCGCCTTCGCGTGGTCGCTCTTCCGCTTCGCACGGGTCGACGTGCCCACCGCGTTCTTCGCCGGCGCGATCGGCGGCGCCTCGGAGATGGCGGCGCAGGGCGAGCGCGCCGGGGGCTCGGTCCAGCTGATCGCGGCCGCGCACGTGATGCGCATCCTGCTGGTGGTCTCGACGCTGCCCTTCGTCTACCAGTGGCTGCGGGTGCAGGGCACCGACGCGTGGACGCAATCGGCCGCGGCGGTCGAACCCGCCGGCCTGGCGCTGCTGGTCGGGGCCACCTGTGCGGGCGGCCTGCTGGTGCGCAGGCTCGGCGCGCCGAACGCATGGGTGATCGGCCCGCTGCTGGTCGCCGGCGGCCTCACCGGATCCGGCGTCGCGCTGAGCAGCCTGCCGGCCTGGGTGATCGTGGCGGGCCAGGTGCTGATCGGCATCGCGCTGGGCAGCCGCTTCCGACCCGGATTCTTCGCCGAGGCGCCGCGCTTTCTCGCAGTGGTGGCCGCGTCGACCCTGGCCGGCATCGCGGTGTCGGCCCTTTTCGGCTGGGCGCTGGCGCGCGCGGCCGGCATCTCGCCGGCCACGATGATCCTCGCCACCTCGCCCGGCGCGATCGCCGAGATGAGCCTCACCGCCAAGGCGCTGCGGCTCGGCGTCCCGGTGGTCGCGGTCTTCCACGTGATGCGCTACGTGGTGCTGGTGCTGACCGTGGGCGTGCTGTACAGGCTGGCGCTTCACGCGATCGCGCGGCGGTGCTAG
- a CDS encoding aspartate aminotransferase family protein, with the protein MEQSQGRGRAAFEPQSPARFDESKRRIAAASRFMPGGVSSNFRHGIAPTPLVFERADGPWLFDVDGNRLIDYYLGMGPMILGHTPEPVRRAVAAQLERGILYGGQSAVEAEAAELFCSLVPCAEKLRFASSGSEAVQAALALARAATGRRTVVDFEGHYHGWIPRGDVELLAWNDLAAVEARLAAGDVAAVIMEPAMCNAGAIAPLPGYLEGVRAACSRHGTVLIFDEVITGFRVAPGGAQQLFGVTPDLATFGKCVANGFPVAVVAGRAELLDLFVSGAAMHGGTYNANPISMAATVATLRALADGSVMKAIEPLGRKLMQGLDSALRAAGIQAVVAGFPQIFHVGFGLAGPARDHRDLARVDRARYVRFCGELLSRRVRALERGAWFLSAAHDAAVIDETIEAAAAAALAIRE; encoded by the coding sequence ATGGAACAGAGCCAGGGCCGCGGACGCGCCGCGTTCGAACCGCAGTCGCCGGCACGCTTCGACGAATCGAAGCGCCGGATCGCGGCGGCGAGCCGCTTCATGCCCGGCGGCGTGTCGAGCAACTTCCGCCACGGCATCGCACCCACGCCGCTCGTGTTCGAGCGCGCCGACGGCCCCTGGCTGTTCGACGTCGACGGCAACCGGCTGATCGACTACTACCTGGGCATGGGGCCGATGATCCTCGGCCACACCCCCGAGCCGGTGCGCCGGGCGGTCGCCGCACAGCTCGAGCGCGGCATCCTCTACGGCGGGCAGAGCGCGGTCGAGGCCGAGGCCGCCGAGCTGTTCTGCTCGCTGGTGCCCTGCGCCGAGAAGCTGCGCTTCGCAAGCTCCGGCAGCGAGGCGGTCCAGGCCGCGCTGGCGCTGGCCCGCGCGGCCACCGGCCGGCGCACGGTCGTCGACTTCGAGGGCCACTACCACGGCTGGATTCCGCGCGGCGACGTCGAGCTGCTCGCCTGGAACGACCTGGCCGCCGTCGAGGCCCGGCTCGCGGCCGGCGACGTGGCCGCGGTGATCATGGAGCCGGCGATGTGCAACGCGGGCGCGATCGCGCCCCTGCCCGGCTATCTCGAGGGCGTGCGCGCCGCCTGCTCGCGACACGGCACGGTGCTGATCTTCGACGAAGTGATCACCGGCTTTCGCGTGGCGCCCGGCGGCGCGCAGCAACTGTTCGGCGTCACGCCCGACCTGGCCACCTTCGGAAAGTGCGTGGCCAACGGCTTCCCGGTCGCGGTCGTCGCCGGCCGCGCCGAACTGCTCGACCTGTTCGTGAGCGGCGCCGCGATGCACGGCGGCACCTACAACGCCAACCCGATCAGCATGGCCGCCACGGTGGCGACCCTCCGCGCGCTCGCCGACGGCAGCGTGATGAAAGCGATCGAACCGCTCGGGCGCAAGCTGATGCAGGGGCTGGACTCGGCGCTTCGCGCGGCCGGCATCCAGGCGGTGGTCGCCGGGTTCCCGCAGATCTTCCACGTCGGCTTCGGGCTCGCCGGGCCGGCCCGCGACCATCGCGACCTGGCGCGCGTGGACAGGGCCCGCTACGTGCGCTTCTGCGGCGAGCTGCTCTCTCGCCGCGTGCGCGCGCTCGAGCGCGGCGCCTGGTTCCTGTCGGCGGCCCACGACGCAGCCGTGATCGACGAGACGATCGAGGCGGCCGCGGCCGCGGCGCTCGCCATCCGCGAGTGA
- a CDS encoding type II CAAX prenyl endopeptidase Rce1 family protein — protein sequence MSSPKTAPGFLRRFLPVLALGAGGATGLLAMPPAIDPAALPPELRELPDATRRLLLLVNPLVLVAVAAAVGAGLAHRAGLRSLAAGTAVVASWRSLGRSLLRASVLGLLLAAAISAADAALAPWLGETWLELVARAEARPALPALVGGVLYGGLAEEVMLRWGLMSLLAWLAMRAAGPARGPAGSTAAGAGGASLRPTAAWLAIAIAALAFGAAHLPAVAAAVELTPALVARTIALNALGGLAYGWLFWRHGLEHAFAAHASTHVGFFVLKVL from the coding sequence GTGAGCTCGCCGAAGACTGCGCCTGGCTTCCTGCGACGCTTCCTGCCGGTGCTCGCGCTCGGGGCGGGCGGCGCGACCGGCCTGCTGGCGATGCCGCCCGCGATCGACCCGGCCGCGCTGCCGCCGGAGCTTCGCGAACTTCCCGACGCGACGCGCCGGCTGCTGCTGCTCGTCAACCCGCTGGTGCTGGTGGCGGTGGCCGCCGCGGTCGGCGCCGGCCTGGCGCACCGGGCAGGCCTGCGCAGCCTGGCCGCCGGAACGGCAGTCGTCGCCTCGTGGCGATCGCTCGGGCGCAGCCTGCTTCGGGCGAGCGTGCTGGGCCTCCTGCTGGCCGCCGCGATCTCCGCGGCCGACGCAGCGCTGGCGCCCTGGCTCGGCGAGACATGGCTCGAACTGGTCGCGCGCGCCGAGGCCCGGCCGGCGCTGCCCGCGCTGGTGGGCGGCGTGCTCTACGGAGGGCTCGCCGAGGAGGTCATGCTCCGGTGGGGACTGATGAGCCTGCTGGCCTGGCTGGCGATGCGAGCGGCCGGCCCCGCCCGTGGACCCGCCGGGTCGACGGCGGCCGGGGCAGGCGGCGCGTCGCTGCGCCCGACGGCCGCCTGGCTTGCGATCGCGATCGCCGCTCTCGCGTTTGGCGCGGCCCACCTGCCTGCCGTCGCGGCCGCCGTCGAGCTCACGCCCGCCCTGGTCGCCCGCACGATCGCGCTGAACGCGCTCGGCGGCCTCGCGTACGGGTGGCTGTTCTGGCGCCACGGCCTCGAACACGCCTTCGCCGCCCACGCCTCGACCCATGTCGGCTTCTTCGTTCTGAAAGTGCTTTGA
- a CDS encoding NADPH-dependent FMN reductase, with amino-acid sequence MSPKLNVITVSTRPGRVGPSVANWFRDFATAHGKFDVRAVDLAEFALPVYDEPNHPVMQKYVHEHTKRWAASVAEADAYVFVLPEYNFNPPPSFYNALNYVYKEWNYKPAGFVSYGGASGGLRATQMAKQLVTTLKMMPMYEGVMVPMVAQQLDEQRNFRSNELIDKSAGAMLDELLKWATAMKPMRG; translated from the coding sequence ATGAGCCCGAAGCTCAACGTGATCACGGTCAGCACCCGCCCCGGCCGGGTCGGTCCCTCGGTCGCCAATTGGTTCCGCGACTTCGCCACCGCGCACGGCAAGTTCGACGTGCGGGCGGTGGACCTGGCCGAGTTCGCGCTGCCGGTCTACGACGAGCCGAACCACCCGGTCATGCAGAAGTACGTGCACGAGCACACGAAGCGCTGGGCCGCCAGCGTGGCCGAGGCCGACGCCTACGTGTTCGTGCTCCCCGAGTACAACTTCAACCCGCCGCCGTCCTTCTACAACGCGCTGAACTACGTCTACAAGGAGTGGAACTACAAGCCGGCGGGCTTCGTGAGCTACGGCGGCGCTTCCGGCGGCCTGCGCGCCACGCAGATGGCCAAGCAGCTGGTGACCACGCTGAAGATGATGCCGATGTACGAGGGCGTCATGGTGCCGATGGTGGCCCAGCAGCTCGACGAGCAACGCAATTTCCGGTCCAACGAGCTGATCGACAAGTCGGCCGGCGCGATGCTCGACGAACTGCTGAAGTGGGCGACGGCGATGAAGCCGATGCGGGGCTGA